Within the Tachysurus fulvidraco isolate hzauxx_2018 chromosome 3, HZAU_PFXX_2.0, whole genome shotgun sequence genome, the region TTTTCCTAGTACTGACATTCATTATTCTAGCTCATCACACATAGTTCTTTTTTATCCAATGTTCTttcaaaacaatataaaaaacaaattaaacaatgcAAATGTGTGGGTTAGATAtggtaaatatgtaaatatttgttaatatgGTTAATATGTAAAATTCTGTGTGTTAATATGTGTTCTTCACTGCAAACATTTGTTTTATCATTGCCAATGCTTTTTAGATGataacaagagagagagattagaaatTAGAGTAACAATCAAACACAATAGTTCATATTCGTAATATTTCATGAATAATTCATATTCATGAAAAGCTGGTTTCACTTTGGTTTAGAAGAAAATCTCGATTAATGGTGCAGATTTGTTGAATCagtgttactataaacagattTGTCATGTTTCTTTGTTTAGGGTGACCTGGTGAAGACTATCAGTGGCAGCAAAAAGGTTCATGCATTTAAAAAGTATGTTTTCTGaacattcttttaaaatgttacaGCAAAGTTTTTCTGATTTTCTTCCCAGAAATGTTTTCAAGCTCAGAAATTTTGAGAGAGCGTAATTACATATGCATCTTCACTGGTAGTAATTTAAAAGaagtttttaagtttttttcctcaaaaaaaaaaaaaaaatcataaaaaaaacaccacaagtTGAGAAAAACTACAGCAAAATCAGGTACCTTTAGCGAAATGAATGTGCTTTGAAATTTTCATTGTGTgggaatatacagtatattcaattCCAATATCAGTGCCAATTTGTAATACATATGTTTATCAGCAAAAACTGTGGTGTGCTTTTCACTGTGGTTATTTAGCAACGCTTGGAATAGGTCTCACATATGGCATTCACgcccaaaatatttttatcaacatcaTGTAACAATTGCTAATGACTCCTAGCATTACGATTTAGAGGATCAGCAGAAACACTGATGCTGCCATGGCCACATGATGAACAATGCGCCAGCTGGATGGAGCTGCATGGCCACGGTTGTGATAACAGGGACTGTTTGCCTTGTGTTACTTACAGTTGGCCAAGATTCTACCATGGGAAATCCATTTGAGAAGGTGAAGGCAAAGAGATTGCGACAGGCAGTGTGAAAGCTGGCACAGTCGCGAGAGAGGAGGGTTTGGCCCCAATCCAAGAGGTGGCTGTTATGAGACTTTCTCTGGACGTTTCAGCTGTTCGATTTGTCAATCAAACCGATGACAGAATGTCCGTGTTCAGCGGAGTCGGTATGGTTGATAGTCTTAGGTTGCAGTGGTAATTCTAATGCCAAGGAAAACATTAGTATTCCTTACGATTTTCTAACATTGGGGGGTAAATAGGCATCCAATAGAAGTGAAACAGGCTGGAAATGCAGACATTAATGATCATACAATTTACGATTTAATAGTGTTTCAggtcaaaaaattaaaaacagttttTGCCGTTGTCTAACATTTCTCAGAGACtttaacacaaatacacaatcgGCTTgcattttcttcttccttctttcatCTTGCAGTTCCTGAAAGCaatgattgtttatttgttatatttacaatcaattttttatttaaaattgggCTACATAAAAAATTtactacatttttcttttttgcataaTAGACTATTTGCAACAGCTCCTGTTGCTTGCACAGTACATTCTAGTCAAAgacaaaatattaacatatcattatcacataaaaaaaaataaatttaaaagtaTCAAGATTTCAATCAAATAATTTGAGtgtaacactaacacatacacaccacgcCTGAAGAGCAGTAGCCCAAAACTAATTAAATGCTCTTGGGGGAAACATCGTCTTATCTATTTCAGTCATGCTTAACTGGGAATGCTGCTGATTAGAACTCAAAGCCAAATCACTGTGAGGAATTCACTGACTAAGACTCAGAGGGTGACAGAGAcaggagtgagagtgagaggaggACATGAAAACGAAGGGGAAAACTTGAGAGTGGATTAGGAGAGTAAGAGGCAACACAAGCGAATGGGAGAAGTATGGGAATGGGATGGGTAGGGGGAActaatgagacagacagatcaaCGAGCTAGAGAGCACACCAACCAGAGGcctataaaaacacacacacatactcacacactgctGGATGCATGGTGCAATAGACTGGTAGAAGTCCGACTCTCAGACACAAAAGTCCGCTGATAGCTTTGCACTCACCAATCTCCAATGTACTGTACTTGCATTTAGATGGTAGACAAGTGTGACATCCAATACAAATGTGCAGGACAGAGTGAAGACTTGTAAAGACGTTCTAAGAGATCTAATCTGGCAATTCAGTCATGTCTGTAAGTAGATTTTACTTTTGCAGTTTTGCAATACTGGGACCTTATTTGTTAATGAATTCTTTCGGGATTCATTCTCAACCCTTGTTGGTTGTATATTTGTTTTACCTTCCAACGTACAGACTAAGATGGaaggaaaatctgcattaaaCATACTAAATGACATAATCCATATGACTATGAActatataacataacatataacagaatgtactattattattattattattattattattattattattattattattattattattattattatttgtagtagtagtaatgcTGATAGTAGTAGTCATAGTAGTCATTTTGCAGACGTAGTCACTACATGAATGAGCGgattgtttaaaatgtgttaatgatCTGCTAACAATCCAGTGAGATCATTTGCCTCATAAAAAAGAAGGCTGCATAATAAAACACTATCATGTACAGTAGACTTGCTGTGGGAGCATGgtaaatgatattttaataaGTAAATAGCAGCGATCCTTGCCATACCAAAACATAGCAAAAGGTGTTACAAAGGCATCACAGTATCTATACCGGTGAGACTTGCTGTGGATTATGTTACAGGGACAAAATGCTGGCAGGGTCAGCAGCATGTGATGTTCTGACAGGTGCCCTGGCACAAAAGTGGTTGTTACAAAATTTAGACAGTGGCaatttcttgttcttttcttaAATTTCTTGAATTGTTATGTCTCTAGTGCAATGCTATTTATATTTAACCACTTTTATACCAGAATCTGAAACCACAGTGTTTAGGGAACctgatgtttattgtaacagaaTGTTTAAGGACTTCTTCAGCAATCTATACTGataaatcataatcataatgaaTAACTTGTCTTAAGCCCTGCTGAGCATGAATTTCACCGAAGAGAATACAGGTGGCAAAATGTTGCTGGGAAAAGCAGGAACCAAATAGGATTGCAGATTACAGACCTCGCAAGGGGATCAATAATAAAGATACTGATTTCTACAGACATCAGACAGTCATCTACTTGATCGTTTTATCATTTACATAGTTATAATGTACCAATGTATGACATTTTGTGTCATTTATAGTAGTTCACTAGTAGTTCTTTCACCTTTTTTGGGAGCCAATGAATAATCTGTACTATTTGCTCaaagtatttttaaattaacaaagcaaaaccacaaaatgcaaaaaagatATGcagctaaataaatatataattaaaataacattCCAGTAAAAGTATGAGAAATAATAAAGCATAGTTATGTGctaaaattaaaatgactatagctgttataattattttgttCAATCAGCGATGGATGGAGACTTTTggatatttaaatgtaaagtgtTCCAGATCTTTGGTGCATTAAAACAGCTACTTTACTACAAGTTTGATAGGTGGAATATGGCAATGTTCTTGATTCATGATTTGGAATACAGCTgatcagacattcagacatgTATGAAGGCTATATCAATGAGAGACATGTTCTAAAGGAAACAAGCAGCTAGTGAAGTGATTTAAAACTGGTCTAATATGATTACACAGATCATTACCTTGCgtctttatactgtatgttaaggACGTCTGCATTTACTGTACGTGTCTATGTACAATCTGTGAAGGCATCAAAAAGGCACTAATGTGGCTTTCTAAATATATACCAAGCTTCTGACCCTCCAATAAAACTTAAAACTGTGTATGAAAATATAATCGTAAATATTCAGCCATATCAAATATACTAGAAGGATGTTAGTGCTCTAGAATTAGCTcgttaataattataataaaaataagccaCATGATCTGTGTCAAAATGACTAGCAAGTTCATAAATATTGAGATGGCTGTGTATGATTCTAAAGAATTTCCAAATCACTAGAGATCTTGTCATAATTAGGGTATAACCATATTAAGTATACTAGAAGATTAGTGACCTAAATTCAGcttatgaatgaaaaaaaaagcatcttaaTCAGCATTGGCAGTTTGTGAAGTTTGAAAAGGTCAAGCTGGCCTTTAACCTTATTTCAGAGCTCAGAGATCCATCGTGCATGGAAAATGCACTGAGTTGCAGGGATGTGCATCTGTGTTTGGCAGTGCATCAAAGTCTACTTCTAGAGACCCTATCAGCAAGGGAAAAACAGCTTGCATCGCCCACTTCACACAGCCTAgcaactctatacacacaacGCATATGCAGTACACACTTCAGTCTCCCTTAACACGAGTTCAGCCTTGCTAATAACAAAATACCAGTTAAAGCCAGCCAGTTAGATGGTATACTGCTTGTGTGTGGTCTTTGGGGAACAATGCAGCTGCATACAGTTATTGCACACTGTTAGGGATATGCTGGAATGGCAAACATCCTTAAATGAATGGTTATCAGCCcatatgtatatatgcaaaAGACTTCTACTTAGAAAAGGTCAGCGATAAATATAGTTGGGGTTTAAAGACAATGTTTTGTCGAGGTTTAGATTATGTTACATGAAGATTAGCAGAAATACTTGGTTGACTATTTTGAGCAGCTGTAAGCATTAATAGGCTACTGCTATTGTGATCCATGTTCCCTTCCTGATTGATGTAACATCGCAGCAAGCCAGTTTCTGACTGACAGGCGGGAAATCCCATAACGACCGACACAATTACAGGCTGTATTTTCCCCACGTAGTCGTTTATCAACCAACACCTTCCGAGAACTGACACAGAATATGTGGTGTGTTATCTTTGTTTTCAGGACGCTGCACGGGATCTGGACGAACTGTGCTATCTCACAGCTCAGTGTATGACGTCCATGGTGACTGCAGAGCATTTTCGAGTACTCAAGAAGCTTGGAGAGGGGTCATATGGAAAAGTCATGCTGGCTGTGCACAAAAAGAAAGGTTAGTTATATTTTAGTCCATTAGACCATGGGTATTTAAGTCAAATTTGGAAAGGTCCAATCACATACAGTGCAAAGGTTTGAATGCCTGGACAAAAGCAACTTTTAGCATATTTTAAAACTGAATCTTTAAGTATTAGATTATGACTATAAACAAGACAGTTTTGTTGTGGTGCTTCAAGTTTTAAATATCTCCACAGACACAACAAGTAAGGCTTGTGTTTTGAATTCAGCACAAAGAGAATAAACATACACTCCACTGTCCAGTCTGTTCACAacatcaaacaaaacagaaacgtTAAACAAAACGAAAAAGCCATTAACGTCTGTGAAAGTTCTTTCTTAATCTCTCCTATAATGATTTTTGTCCTATAGCTAGTCTCTGGTTTAATGATCTTCCTTCAGCTAAAGTTTTATATAAATGCATGTAAACCTCACCAGAGGACCTGCTACACAAGCCATGCTTTGAAATCTAGAGTTTTTGAACTACAGCTATTTTTTTTCATACTGTACTACCCTTTAGCTGAAATACTGTGTCAGCATTCAGACACAGCTGGAGAGAATATgaagaatgaataaaagttatttgtttttgtaacttttttcttcttttttctctcaattttgttgataaattaattaaaggcaaacatttacattattcagcataaaataaaaaagtaaatgaaattatatatatatatatatatatatatatatatatatatatatatatatatatatatatatatatatataatgaagtaaaataatgatattaataataaattaataataaaaacgtgTTCAGTTTAAATGTCCCTTTCTGAATTGTCTGTCCATCCTTAGTCTTTAGAACAAACTCCAACCTTTTTATTGTATGTCCTGATGAATCAAGCTTTTGAATATTCTCAATTTTAATACTTCATATCTGATAGCTTATTCAGTCTCTGTCTATTCTCTCTAAAATTGAAAGTCTGGAGACTGAGAAGGCGATTTATTCTTGATTTTGCctcatgttttattttgctatcaACTTTAAATAGACAGTAAGGAACCACATTTTGTAAATCAAAGTAGAATTCATTGGAATAATCTTTGACCTCCTTGATCTCCAGGCACACCCATGGCACTGAAGTTCTTCCCTCGCTGCTCTACGACTCTTCACACTTTTCTACGTGAATACAACCTCTCCTTGTCCTTCTGCACTCATCCCTCCCTCACACGTGCTCTTGGAATCTTTTTCTCTACACCCTCCCACTATATCTTTGCCCAGCAGGCTGCTCTGTATGGAGATCTCTATGATGTCATTGTGTCAGATGtgagttaaataaagtgtatttattcctggtaaaaatgaaagaaagaaaaaaaaacatgaacgcTAGTTGTGCTTGATTTACTCAGCTCAGACTTAGGTTGCATTTTAGTTTTGCTTATTAGCAGATTCTCTTCAAGGATACTGTAACACTATGGAAATGATTAAATCTCCTTATGGAGATTACTGTGAAGATGAATAAATCTCCTGATGTTTTCTAATCCTGGGATATACCACATCTAATATATCAGACATACAAGTTGGCAGTAGACACATGTAGTGATGTAATTACATTAAGATTAATAGCAGTGCTGAAAGGTTTCCTCAGGAAAGAGGGTGGCCAGGACACGCGCAggcatatacatatactgtacatatgttccTACTTCACAGTGAAAACACCTGGCCATGTCATCAACCCACTGCTAGCTAAGGACACATTAGTTCTAAGCAAAGGCCATCAAGAATATTAAATTTCCATAACTTCAATTTTGCTCCTCTCATTTTATGCATTGcgtgttctctctctgtttagGTGGGGGTGAGCGAAGTGCAGGCTCAGAGTGTGATGTCCCAATTAAGCGGTGCTGTGTCTTACCTACACTCCTTGGGCTTTGTGCACCGTGACATAAAACCAGAGAATGTCTTCCTTTGTGCCCCAAACTGTCGCTGGGTCAAACTAGGTGACTTTGGTCTAGTACGCCCTCACGGCACCAAAGTACGTGCAGTCTGGTATGAATCCCCCTTCTGTGTCCCTGAGGTTGAACAGGCcaagcagaagaagaaagaaattagGAAAGAAGGAAACCACCGGACAGAGGAGGAAAAAGATATCTGGATGCCAGTGGAGCCTAGTTTGGATAGCTGGGCCCTGGGGATCCTGACATACTGCCTGCTCACCCGTTGTTTCCCATGGGAGGAGAGCACATCGGATGACCCAGGTTACTTTCAATTCTGTAACTGGTTTGACAAAGTCAAAGAAAAGGAGGACAGGGACATGGGACAAAACAGGCAATTGGACAAAGGAAGGATCACTGGAGAGGAGGAAGTAGCAGTAGCCGTACCTTCTCAGTTTGAATCTTTAAGCACTTTAGCTCTCACTTTGCTCAGGAGACTCCTGCACCCATTGCCCAGGTACCGTGCCACGCCTGATGAGGTCCTTTCCTACCTCGGGGGACCCTGGCTtttaaaaacagagaaagaagagaagatgaGACAGCAGGAGGCACAGGAGGAAGCCAGAAAGATattaggaggaggaggaatagAGGAAGACatagagagggaaagaaaaagggaGCGATAGAAAGAAGGAAGCTGTTATCTAAAATTCTATTTTATACTGaaaagtgtttgtattttggaatatagtgtataaagtgatGTCCTCAATCTGTGTAGTGACTGTGATGAAGTGTTAAGTGTGAGCCATGCTGATATATTAATATgcatataatttaaaatatgaatCAGATGGTTTCAGAAGAGGACTCTACAGAGTTGCCATAGCAACTATTCAGATAATGATTCTAATTTTATGCAGTAACTATAATACGTATTGTAAACTAtagggggacatggtggcttactAGGTAGCATGactgcctcacacctccagggtttgggtcTTGCCACTGCCCTGTGTGcatggagtttgtatgttctcccagTAATTCAGGGGTTTCTAAATTTCTAAATTGTTtgatgagtatgtgtgtgtgattgtgctccCACCGTTAGTCTTTAGGCTCCTTAAAAAAACAGACGGAAATATGGCCTAAGCAAGTATCTTGGGTCAAATTAATATAGGTAAtccatttgattaaaaaaaaaaaagcacaagcatAAAAGCAATACACAAGATGACACAAAGATGAAAATTTATTTACATGATTATATGTTGACTTTTGGATGTTATATGAATTTCAAAACAAATATAACCTCATGCATGCTAAAATTGTGCAAGCTTGTTTAGCTGTAAATACTGTACGGTATATATCATCTTAAAAAGTAAGTGACAGTCACACCAACTTTCAAGCCCAccagataaacaataaaaaatgactATGGCAGGAAACATACTTGGGAGTCCTGAACTACTGGTGTTAATAGTGAGGAATTTACAAGCTTGTTTAACATGCAAACTGACTCTAATAAGGTTTCTACTATAGACACCTGAGAGCTGAGTGCAGCTAACCTAGAATCAGTGGAGCTATCAAAGACTGTGTCTATTTTTAAACATGAGATTTTAAGATGACTGAGAAGTTTGAAAtagctatacagtatgtatttattttttattagaaatttaTTTAACCTTACCTTTAAACAACGTGCAATATTCCCCTGGACATGTGCAAACCTCTCGGAGAAACTTGTACATGTGCAAACCTCTCGGAGAAACCTGTATTGAATTAATTCTGTCTATTACTGTGAGTTtgttattaaatgtttgttGTATGGAGTACAACTTCATGTATGTCTATAATGTCTGATgtgaaatattctaataaacagttttttttttcttatcagaCATTTCCCAATATGATTCAACACTGCTCCTATAAATTCTAATCGCTATTTAAAAAATAGGCCAAGAAGAGATGAAAGACAAAACATGTCTGGGACATTGTGTTACAAAATGATACTAAAGAAGATATTCATTCAGGGGATCAGATTAATGTTGCTCAGGGATTTAGTGTCTCATTTCAGACAAGTGAAACCGAGTCCCACTTCCCAATTACTGGCCTCAATCCATCAAGCTAAATATTCAAGTTAAAGTCACATCCTGATGTTTTCCTCATAGCCGGTGacttctttttgtatttttttattatgtcttTCCAAAACTCTGTATTTCcatttcaattaattttttgATTCTGTATCATTTCTGACCTGAACTCTAATGGCACTGACTCTCTATCAGCGCTGTAGTTGAATGTGATGTACTCTGCGAGCCTCAGTGGAATCACCGCTTCTAGAAATAGTAACAGAACCATCTAACACTGTCGAACACATCAGCACCTCGTTCTGTCCTGCCCTGCACTCCCTTGCAGTGCCTCAACTCCCAACCTTTCCATCTCACTCCCTCcttcattctctcacacactcatttattcaCTTTGCTCACAGGGAACATGACTGAGCATGGCTTGCACAGTACATTAAGCaagtaataaaacattatctgctgtgcagttataggaaaatagTCAATGACAGAGAGGTGTGAGTTACCATTACCACCACAGAGCtggttattttcctataacagcattatatgtgttttatacaGTGGgaaggaaaattaaaaaaaagtccttcaGATGCATATCCAGTTCACTACTCAAAATTgaaaaaagttaaaattatAAAGGCTAAAAGTAGTAAGAGTGTAAAATATCATGCTTgctctactatttaacaatcaTCATTAAGGACCCTATTTGATTACTTCAATTTTCCCAGTATAGATTGATAATAAATATGGCACCACTTAAGCCAAGTTGACCACATCATCATTCACCACGATGGGTAAGACCAAggaatatatagaaatatatacgAAATCAAGCAAAGAAGTAAAATTGTGTTTTCATGCACACTGATTCTTGATAATAGTATTTGAGATGAGGGTATATTTAAGATCAAGATGATCTGCCAATTTGGTCTCGGAGACACTGGAGCATAATGAAAAAAGAGAGGTGGAAATGCCGTCTCTGTCATCATGGTCTGTGAATTCTGTCTTGGCTGCTCCTCAACCTCAGGTAGAGATGTGTGAAAGactttggacttttttttaaaaatctcttACTGTACTCATGCATCGTTTTACAATGAATTACCTGTATTCTAATCAAATTTTCCACTAATCTAATCAAATTAGTAAACcggcatactgtatatatgccacagaaagagagagatggggagagataataaaatattgtgtgaaataaaacaaaatattgtgCTTTCTGaacatatttgtatttgtagtaTTGGTATACATTTAGAACACACTATCTGTTTATTCCCCTTAATACATATGGTCAATTGTGTTTGGTTCCATCCAtggcaaaaatattttttgctatttttggTGAATGCAATAATGCATGAAATAAATACACGACTGTATTAATAACAAATCGAAAAAGTCCCAGGTACATCCTATGTTGAGAAACTGGGTGCTATGTGTGTCACTGGATTTCTTGAACTGTCAAAATGTAACAGGCTCTAAAGCTGATTGGTGTATGGGATCAGAGTTCATTAGAGTTATCAGTGAGTTATTTGCACAAAGTTAGATTTTCCTGCGTCAGAGTGACTGGACTTGGAAATGCTGCTGAAATGGTAGATGTCCAGCAGATGTGATGGATATCCAGCAGACCTTACAgacattatacaaaaaaatttataCTCAGCTTCTTGCCAGGACTCAGCATGTGGTACAAATAGTGCCCAGAGTCAACAGAAGGATCAAGTGACAGACAAATGAAGAAAATGATATGGTTGATGATACCAAGAGGTAGCCTGAGGAgcttgattgactgactgaagtcAAGAAAAAGATGCAATGTGATAAGCAGAACACGAGGGCTCAGCAAAATATATGTGTTAGCTATCGGAATCAGTGCTGGTCTAACCTGATTTTAGCAAAGAAGTGGATAAAAGTAGGTAAATACAGTCAGTTAAGGATTCACCAAAGCAGTGTTGAGTTTTTCAGAAAgctgaggtcagagcacagggtcagccatgacacAGCACTACTGGAGCACAGCGGCAGAACGGTGGCAGTTTAGCAGTGACGGGGCTTGGCCTCCTGACCTTCTGCTCAGtaaaccagagccttaactgtcAAGCCACCACAGCTTCTAAGCAGCAAATTAGCAAAACCTTGCTTTTTCAAACTAGAAGAAACTTCTTGGGATGCAAGAAACACCCCCATTTCACCTCATTTTTAGTTACACCAGCAAATGatatatttcactttaaattATTGTGAAGTAGGAACAAAATATAGTGCtaacaacacaaaacattacAACTGACATGGTTCTTTCTTCATGCAGGTATTAGCTGGATGAGAGAACCAGAGTCCTTCAAAATCTTTAATGAGTACCAACTAAAATGTAAAAGGTATACATGACTTTAATGCATGTACTTTTTTCTTGGGAATGTAATGAAATACCCAATTTCAGTAATAACCATGTAATGTGTTAATCCACCAAATTCAtacttaagtatactaatgaaGCAGATTTGCTCAAATAATGTTTAACCCTGTTATAGGATTACAGAGTAATCTTATAATCTTATATCTTTCCATTAAGAAAGTCAGCTATGT harbors:
- the sbk3 gene encoding uncharacterized serine/threonine-protein kinase SBK3 — its product is MSDAARDLDELCYLTAQCMTSMVTAEHFRVLKKLGEGSYGKVMLAVHKKKGTPMALKFFPRCSTTLHTFLREYNLSLSFCTHPSLTRALGIFFSTPSHYIFAQQAALYGDLYDVIVSDVGVSEVQAQSVMSQLSGAVSYLHSLGFVHRDIKPENVFLCAPNCRWVKLGDFGLVRPHGTKVRAVWYESPFCVPEVEQAKQKKKEIRKEGNHRTEEEKDIWMPVEPSLDSWALGILTYCLLTRCFPWEESTSDDPGYFQFCNWFDKVKEKEDRDMGQNRQLDKGRITGEEEVAVAVPSQFESLSTLALTLLRRLLHPLPRYRATPDEVLSYLGGPWLLKTEKEEKMRQQEAQEEARKILGGGGIEEDIERERKRER